One Setaria viridis chromosome 3, Setaria_viridis_v4.0, whole genome shotgun sequence DNA window includes the following coding sequences:
- the LOC117850766 gene encoding protein LURP-one-related 5-like — MGQQQVVIVGEEHCGGEDRKLTVRKTTLFKPGDGLEAYDHRTGALAFRVETYGRGGECGGGAAAGDLALLDAEGEPVLTVRRHRPSLHNRWDGFLGDGGAGHGHQKPLFSARRSSILGHGTGAAAVLVDLLAPGATGEFHVDGSFPRRCCRVVASKAWGASEGGGKEEEEDVVVAEVRRKVDEDAHVVMGRDVFVLWVRAGFDAAFAMGIVLVLDRITGDEVDGDLGEDLFEATSPA, encoded by the coding sequence atggggcagcagcaggtggtgatAGTGGGGGAGGAGCACTGCGGCGGGGAGGACCGGAAGCTGACGGTGCGGAAGACGACGCTCTTCAAGCCGGGGGACGGGCTGGAGGCGTACGACCACCGGACGGGGGCGCTGGCGTTCCGCGTCGAGACATACGGGCGCGGCGGGGAGTGCGGGGGcggggccgcggcgggggaCCTCGCGCTGCTGGACGCCGAGGGGGAGCCCGTGCTCAcggtgcgccgccaccgccccagcCTGCACAACCGATGGGACGGCTTcctcggggacggcggcgccggccacggccaccagaAGCCCCTCTTCTCCGCGCGCCGCTCCTCCATCCTCGGGCACGggacgggcgccgccgccgtcctcgtcgaCCTCCTCGCCCCGGGCGCCACGGGCGAGTTCCACGTCGACGGGTCGTTCCCGCGCCGGTGCTGCCGCGTCGTGGCCTCCAAGGCCTGGGGCGCGAGCGAGGGAggcggcaaggaggaggaggaggacgtggtggtggcggaggtgaGGCGGAAGGTGGACGAGGACGCGCACGTGGTGATGGGGCGGGACGTGTTCGTGCTCTGGGTGCGCGCCGGCTtcgacgccgccttcgccatgGGGATCGTGCTCGTGCTCGACCGGATCACCGGGGACGAGGTCGACGGCGACCTCGGAGAGGACCTCTTCGAGGCCACCTCGCCGGCGTAG